The proteins below are encoded in one region of Aequorivita iocasae:
- a CDS encoding lipid-binding SYLF domain-containing protein — MKTKNLLMMMMLFFSVTLFAQNADDKKVINDAEKAKAAFLEANPKIQGYFDDAKAYAIFPNVGKGAIIVGAASGNGAVYERGVLVGMANLKQLDVGAQIGGKSYSEIIFFKTDKAVQEFMDDDFSFGSNVSAIAVNQAPPSLNITYTDGVAVFTLPKEGLMAEVSVGGQKFDFEDFD, encoded by the coding sequence ATGAAAACTAAAAATCTTTTAATGATGATGATGCTGTTTTTTAGTGTCACATTATTTGCCCAAAATGCAGACGACAAAAAAGTAATTAATGATGCCGAAAAGGCAAAAGCTGCTTTTTTGGAAGCCAATCCAAAAATACAAGGGTATTTTGACGACGCTAAAGCTTATGCCATTTTTCCAAATGTTGGAAAAGGCGCTATTATTGTAGGAGCCGCTTCTGGAAATGGTGCGGTCTATGAGCGAGGCGTATTGGTAGGGATGGCTAACCTGAAGCAGTTGGACGTTGGTGCCCAAATTGGAGGAAAATCTTATAGTGAAATTATTTTCTTTAAAACGGATAAAGCCGTTCAGGAATTTATGGATGATGATTTCAGTTTTGGATCAAACGTTTCAGCTATTGCAGTAAATCAAGCTCCTCCTTCCCTTAACATCACTTATACAGATGGAGTTGCCGTATTTACACTTCCTAAGGAAGGTTTAATGGCTGAAGTATCTGTTGGTGGTCAAAAATTTGATTTTGAGGATTTTGACTAA